One stretch of Candidatus Binataceae bacterium DNA includes these proteins:
- a CDS encoding amidohydrolase family protein yields the protein MGRTFFRRANLIDGIHAVKKNATVVVEGERITAVGTNGDAPKPSAHDTVYDLNGRSLMPGMVQCHYHGAYDNVASLNDIDMKHPATYLTLIAAHNAEMLLHAGFTGAVGAGALHNIDVTLKRAINHGLIPGPRLLASGRDVVTTGDSVDFHPSWWNLKMEGLGLICDGPDEFRKAVRDEIKQGVDIIKLYPTGGHGLLWPADVMTMTQAELDAAAETAHERGKKIRGHIISKRGIMAALDAGLDVIDHGDQMDEECIERFVAQGTFVVPSLYFPYMMVEQKRRTGKAAFPGVEEMERGLEDSYRMIPKAHAAGVKLVIGDDFGTAPMPHGEYAKELEAYVKGAGIPAIEVLGWATRNGAELLGMKDDLGTIEAGKLADLLVVEGDPTKDITLLQDRVNLKVVMKGGVLVDCDLTPSKAIAKAA from the coding sequence ATGGGACGGACATTCTTTCGGCGGGCGAACCTGATCGATGGCATTCATGCCGTGAAGAAAAACGCCACCGTTGTGGTCGAGGGCGAGCGCATCACGGCCGTCGGCACGAATGGCGATGCGCCCAAACCCTCCGCGCACGATACCGTCTATGATCTCAACGGCCGCTCGCTGATGCCCGGCATGGTGCAGTGCCACTACCACGGCGCGTACGACAACGTCGCCAGCCTCAACGACATCGACATGAAGCATCCCGCGACCTACCTGACGCTCATCGCGGCGCACAATGCCGAGATGCTCCTGCATGCGGGCTTTACCGGAGCGGTCGGCGCCGGCGCGCTGCACAATATCGATGTGACGCTGAAACGCGCGATCAACCACGGCCTCATCCCCGGACCGCGGCTCCTGGCCTCCGGCCGCGACGTCGTCACCACCGGCGACTCGGTGGATTTCCATCCGTCATGGTGGAATCTGAAGATGGAAGGCCTCGGCCTCATCTGCGACGGTCCTGACGAGTTCCGCAAGGCCGTCCGCGACGAAATCAAGCAGGGTGTGGACATTATCAAGCTCTATCCGACTGGCGGCCACGGCCTCTTATGGCCCGCCGACGTGATGACGATGACGCAGGCGGAACTCGACGCAGCCGCTGAGACCGCGCACGAACGCGGGAAAAAAATCCGCGGCCACATCATCTCAAAGCGCGGAATCATGGCCGCGCTCGACGCCGGCCTCGACGTTATCGATCACGGCGACCAGATGGACGAGGAATGTATTGAGCGCTTCGTTGCGCAGGGAACCTTCGTCGTGCCGAGCCTTTACTTTCCCTACATGATGGTCGAGCAGAAGCGCCGCACCGGCAAGGCGGCGTTCCCCGGCGTCGAGGAGATGGAACGCGGTCTCGAAGACTCCTATCGCATGATTCCCAAGGCGCACGCCGCCGGGGTCAAGCTCGTGATCGGCGACGACTTCGGCACCGCACCGATGCCTCATGGTGAATATGCCAAAGAGCTTGAGGCTTATGTGAAGGGTGCCGGCATCCCGGCGATCGAGGTGCTCGGCTGGGCGACCCGCAACGGCGCCGAACTCCTCGGCATGAAGGATGATCTCGGCACGATCGAGGCGGGCAAGCTGGCCGATCTGCTGGTGGTTGAGGGAGACCCGACCAAGGACATCACGCTGTTGCAAGACCGCGTGAACCTCAAGGTTGTGATGAAGGGCGGCGTCCTCGTCGACTGCGACCTGACGCCGTCGAAGGCGATCGCTAAAGCCGCTTGA
- the rmuC gene encoding DNA recombination protein RmuC → MELLWMLFGVALGSVVGWIVAANRIRAKFETSLRGAEALAAASSAEASALGAELERGRAEIEGLRHRLDVAATANAGLDARAEEMRRRFDEQRQLLDAAERKFADAFRALAADALKSSSESFLTLAAERFGSIQQQSVADLDARRGAIDRIVEPVKESLASLDREIRRIENERRGATDVLTDQLRSLSSQTNRLVDALKTPTVRGRWGEIQLRRVVEIAGMVEHCDFHEQAQLTTSGDSKLRPDMIVRLPGGKNVVVDAKAPLQAYMEAIEAEGEGERAAKLRDHARQIRNHIEQLKAKAYWDALEHAPEFVVLFLPGEMFFSAALQQDATLIEDAAEARVILATPTTLIALLKAVGYGWRQASLADNAERISRLGQEIHDRLTIMRDHFARVGASLGGAVRSFNDAVGSFQSRVMPTARRFRELGVGGKQELRDFDTVDTIPREPESTAANGISETLRGK, encoded by the coding sequence ATGGAGCTGTTGTGGATGCTGTTCGGAGTTGCGCTCGGTTCGGTCGTGGGATGGATCGTCGCCGCCAACCGCATCCGCGCTAAGTTTGAAACCTCGCTGCGCGGCGCCGAGGCGCTTGCCGCAGCATCGTCGGCTGAGGCGAGTGCGCTGGGCGCCGAACTCGAGCGCGGCCGCGCCGAGATCGAGGGCTTGCGCCATCGCCTCGACGTCGCGGCGACCGCGAACGCCGGACTCGACGCGCGCGCTGAGGAGATGCGCCGGCGCTTCGACGAACAGCGCCAACTGCTCGACGCGGCGGAACGCAAATTTGCCGACGCCTTTCGCGCGCTGGCGGCCGACGCGCTCAAGTCGAGCAGCGAGAGTTTCCTGACGCTCGCGGCAGAACGCTTCGGTTCGATCCAGCAGCAGTCGGTGGCCGATCTCGACGCCCGTCGCGGCGCAATCGATCGCATCGTCGAACCGGTCAAGGAATCGCTCGCGAGCCTCGATCGTGAAATTCGCCGCATCGAAAACGAACGGCGCGGCGCGACTGACGTGTTGACCGATCAGCTCCGTTCGCTCAGCTCGCAGACCAACCGGCTGGTCGATGCGCTCAAAACCCCAACGGTGCGCGGCCGCTGGGGCGAAATCCAATTAAGGCGCGTCGTCGAGATCGCCGGCATGGTCGAACATTGCGACTTTCACGAACAGGCCCAGCTCACCACCAGCGGCGACAGCAAACTTCGGCCCGACATGATCGTCCGCCTGCCGGGTGGCAAGAACGTCGTGGTTGACGCCAAGGCCCCGTTGCAAGCCTACATGGAAGCGATCGAAGCGGAAGGCGAGGGTGAACGCGCCGCGAAACTGCGTGACCACGCCCGTCAGATTCGCAACCATATCGAACAGCTCAAAGCCAAAGCCTACTGGGACGCTCTCGAGCACGCGCCCGAATTCGTCGTGCTCTTTCTGCCCGGCGAAATGTTTTTCAGCGCAGCCCTCCAGCAGGACGCCACCCTGATCGAGGATGCGGCCGAGGCGCGCGTGATCCTGGCGACGCCGACCACGCTGATCGCGCTGCTCAAGGCCGTCGGTTACGGATGGCGTCAGGCGTCTCTCGCCGACAACGCCGAGCGCATCAGCCGCTTGGGACAGGAGATCCACGACCGCCTGACTATCATGCGCGATCATTTCGCACGGGTTGGCGCGTCGCTCGGCGGCGCGGTGCGCTCGTTCAACGACGCGGTCGGTTCGTTTCAGTCGCGCGTGATGCCGACGGCGCGGCGCTTCCGTGAACTTGGTGTCGGCGGTAAGCAGGAACTCCGCGATTTCGACACGGTCGATACGATTCCGCGGGAGCCTGAGTCGACCGCCGCCAACGGTATTTCAGAAACCCTGCGCGGGAAATAA
- a CDS encoding ArsA-related P-loop ATPase produces MKKLFKPGSIVVVVGAGGVGKTTIAAALGLGAARAGFSTGVLTVDPARRLRDALGIARLEVRPRPLDARRLRAAGLSGRLVLAASSMDVKATWDGMIERLVKAPTARRQILENKFYQNLTQRFAGAEAYAALEQLLAMHESGKFGVEVVDTPPTQQAFDFIEAPAHLARLLDSRSARWLLEWTARAGRERPPVTSRIASLIVAQIEKFAGALPLFAIAQFFGAAAEATDALRARMVEGDSLLRSSSVNFVLVTTAEENRLNEACAIIRRIENEGLRLAAVVINRVADEKTFTALAGAPGRVPPHLREAAELQALASTDQRLAAIAQFLADYAAEQAAAISRAAKFAREIRARVSLIAIPELQRDASELRWLTKVADALEVEGAGGRFLEQAARAFATHERKANARPYPAQ; encoded by the coding sequence GTGAAAAAATTATTTAAGCCGGGTTCGATTGTCGTGGTGGTGGGTGCGGGCGGAGTCGGCAAAACGACGATCGCCGCCGCGCTGGGTTTGGGTGCCGCGCGCGCCGGTTTCAGCACCGGAGTATTGACGGTTGATCCGGCGCGCCGGCTGCGCGACGCCTTGGGCATCGCACGGCTGGAGGTGCGGCCGCGCCCGCTTGATGCGCGACGGTTGCGCGCAGCCGGTCTGAGCGGGCGGCTGGTGCTCGCCGCCAGCAGCATGGACGTCAAAGCCACATGGGACGGCATGATTGAGCGTTTGGTTAAAGCGCCGACCGCGCGCCGTCAAATCCTGGAGAACAAGTTCTATCAAAACCTCACGCAACGATTTGCGGGCGCCGAAGCCTACGCTGCGCTCGAACAACTGCTCGCGATGCACGAGAGCGGGAAGTTTGGGGTCGAGGTCGTCGATACTCCGCCGACGCAGCAGGCCTTCGATTTTATCGAGGCGCCGGCGCACCTCGCCCGTCTGCTGGATTCGCGTTCGGCGCGATGGCTGTTGGAGTGGACGGCGCGGGCCGGACGCGAACGCCCGCCGGTGACCAGCCGTATCGCCAGCCTGATCGTCGCGCAGATCGAGAAATTCGCCGGCGCCCTGCCACTCTTTGCGATCGCGCAATTCTTCGGCGCCGCCGCCGAAGCGACCGACGCGCTGCGTGCACGGATGGTCGAGGGCGATTCGCTGCTGCGCTCGTCGTCGGTCAACTTCGTGCTGGTCACCACTGCGGAGGAGAACCGCCTGAACGAGGCTTGTGCGATTATCCGCCGGATCGAAAATGAGGGTCTGCGGCTCGCTGCCGTGGTGATCAACCGCGTCGCCGACGAGAAAACCTTTACCGCTCTGGCGGGCGCGCCGGGCCGCGTCCCGCCCCATTTGCGCGAGGCGGCGGAATTGCAGGCGCTCGCGTCAACCGATCAGCGGCTTGCCGCGATCGCGCAGTTCCTCGCAGACTACGCGGCGGAACAAGCTGCCGCGATCAGCCGCGCAGCGAAATTCGCTCGCGAAATCCGCGCCCGTGTTTCACTGATCGCTATTCCCGAGCTTCAGCGCGACGCCAGCGAGTTGCGCTGGCTGACAAAAGTCGCTGACGCGTTGGAAGTAGAAGGCGCCGGCGGCCGCTTCCTCGAGCAGGCGGCGCGCGCCTTCGCGACTCACGAGCGCAAAGCCAACGCGCGTCCGTACCCGGCGCAGTGA
- a CDS encoding VOC family protein produces the protein MGLANGVHHLAICTKDIKKQIEFFTQHVGMELVALYWMHGVDKTFHGFLKLGDSSSIAFCQSPEIGEIQPQKGVSHPAWTAAPVAAGVMQHLALNVDSEADLLAIRDRVRTHGDWVMGPIDHGFCKSIYLAAPEGIMLEFSTSEGKTIDAESWIDPEVVRLSNISMAELDRYKHPPAFESRGGAVPNPAVDLAHPPMEFPPGREAVFAMSDAEVFARMSETTPPVQAKR, from the coding sequence ATGGGATTGGCAAACGGCGTTCACCACCTCGCGATCTGTACCAAGGACATCAAGAAGCAGATTGAGTTTTTCACTCAACACGTCGGTATGGAACTGGTTGCGCTCTACTGGATGCACGGCGTCGACAAAACCTTCCACGGCTTTTTGAAGCTCGGTGACAGTTCGTCAATCGCCTTTTGCCAATCGCCCGAGATTGGCGAGATTCAGCCGCAGAAGGGCGTCTCCCATCCGGCGTGGACCGCCGCGCCGGTGGCCGCCGGCGTGATGCAGCATCTTGCGCTCAATGTTGATAGCGAAGCTGACCTGCTCGCGATTCGCGATCGCGTGCGCACGCACGGCGACTGGGTGATGGGACCGATCGACCATGGTTTCTGCAAGTCGATCTATCTCGCCGCCCCCGAGGGGATCATGCTCGAGTTCTCGACCTCCGAGGGAAAAACGATTGACGCCGAGTCGTGGATCGATCCCGAGGTCGTGCGGCTCAGCAATATCAGTATGGCCGAGCTCGATCGCTACAAGCATCCACCGGCCTTCGAATCACGCGGCGGCGCGGTGCCGAATCCGGCGGTCGATCTGGCGCATCCGCCGATGGAGTTTCCGCCGGGACGGGAAGCGGTCTTCGCGATGAGCGACGCGGAGGTCTTTGCCCGCATGAGCGAGACGACGCCGCCGGTGCAAGCGAAGCGCTGA
- a CDS encoding ABC transporter ATP-binding protein: MADAPQDRSLRSYDWRLLNFIWRYIHPYRRLFWLSVILMPINTTFVLIQPYVFKLTIDIFLAAHTTAAPHWLAPILAASHGHGLLVMGAMYLILLLGEVSSFYGQFYLTMLVAQYSLSDLRVALFRHVERLPMAYFDRTPAGRLVSRMTTDIDAVNEMFSSGSLTLLMDFLTLAGIISIMLAFNVRLALWSLCGVPPLLLVINFFRVRMRVVFGEIRERLAALNAYLSEALSGMTVIQLFTRERESRREFQELNQKNRESQRISNIYDGAMFSSVEALSSITVAMILWVGGGDVIHRLITIGTLYAFIDYAQRFFMPLRDVSSKYTTLQSALASVERIEALMTIPESIASPAVPRRITRPLGAIAFEHVSFEYRRGEPVLRDLSFRVEPGQKVAIVGPTGSGKTTIIKLLNRFYDVTSGRILIDGGDVREWNLRDLRRTIGLVQQDVFLFAGDLLDNVRLSRIDLTESQVRDALARAQALRFVERLPHGLHEEIHERGANLSAGQRQLLSFARALAYDPRILVMDEATSSVDSETERLVQIALRQLLSERTALIIAHRLSTIERADRILVLSNGVLRESGTHEELLRRPGLYRRLFELQYATSAEPLREAPAKVL, encoded by the coding sequence ATGGCCGACGCACCGCAAGATCGCAGCCTCCGTTCTTATGATTGGCGTCTGCTCAACTTTATCTGGCGCTATATCCATCCGTATCGCCGCCTGTTCTGGCTCTCGGTCATCCTGATGCCGATCAACACGACCTTCGTGCTGATTCAGCCCTATGTCTTCAAGCTCACGATCGATATCTTCCTGGCGGCGCATACCACCGCCGCCCCGCACTGGCTCGCGCCGATCCTCGCGGCTTCTCACGGCCACGGCCTGCTGGTAATGGGAGCGATGTACCTTATCCTCCTGCTGGGCGAGGTCTCGAGCTTCTACGGACAGTTCTATCTGACCATGCTGGTCGCGCAGTATAGTCTCTCCGACCTGCGGGTAGCACTGTTCCGCCACGTCGAGCGGCTGCCAATGGCCTATTTCGATCGCACGCCCGCCGGCCGCCTCGTCAGCCGGATGACCACCGACATCGACGCCGTGAACGAAATGTTCAGCTCGGGCTCGCTCACGCTGCTGATGGATTTCCTGACGCTGGCCGGCATCATCTCGATCATGCTGGCGTTCAACGTCCGCCTGGCGCTGTGGTCGCTCTGCGGCGTGCCGCCGCTGTTGCTCGTCATTAACTTTTTCCGTGTGCGGATGCGCGTGGTCTTTGGCGAGATTCGCGAGCGCCTCGCCGCGCTCAACGCCTATCTCTCCGAGGCGCTGAGCGGAATGACGGTGATCCAGCTCTTCACACGCGAGCGCGAGAGCAGGCGCGAGTTTCAGGAGCTCAATCAGAAGAATCGCGAGTCGCAGCGCATCTCGAACATCTACGACGGCGCGATGTTCTCCTCGGTCGAGGCCCTCAGTTCGATCACGGTTGCGATGATTCTGTGGGTGGGCGGTGGCGACGTCATTCATCGATTGATCACGATCGGCACCCTCTATGCGTTTATCGACTACGCGCAGCGTTTTTTCATGCCGCTGCGCGACGTCTCGTCGAAGTACACGACCTTGCAATCGGCGCTGGCGTCAGTCGAGCGGATTGAAGCGCTGATGACGATTCCGGAATCGATCGCGAGTCCGGCCGTGCCGCGCCGCATCACGCGCCCGCTCGGCGCGATCGCCTTCGAGCACGTTTCCTTCGAGTACCGCCGCGGCGAGCCGGTCTTGCGCGACCTGAGCTTTCGCGTCGAACCGGGCCAGAAGGTCGCGATCGTCGGACCGACCGGCTCGGGCAAGACGACCATCATCAAGCTGCTCAACCGCTTTTACGACGTCACCTCCGGCCGCATCCTGATTGACGGCGGCGACGTCCGTGAATGGAATCTGCGCGATCTGCGCCGCACGATCGGCCTGGTCCAGCAGGATGTCTTTCTCTTCGCCGGCGACCTGCTCGACAACGTCCGCCTCAGCCGGATCGATTTGACTGAAAGCCAGGTGCGCGACGCGCTCGCGCGCGCGCAGGCGCTCCGCTTCGTCGAGCGGCTGCCGCACGGCCTCCACGAAGAGATTCACGAGCGCGGGGCCAATCTCTCAGCCGGGCAGCGCCAACTGCTCTCGTTCGCCCGCGCGCTCGCGTACGATCCCCGTATCCTCGTGATGGACGAGGCGACCTCGAGCGTTGACAGCGAGACCGAACGCCTCGTTCAGATCGCGCTGCGGCAGTTGCTCTCGGAGCGCACCGCGCTGATCATCGCTCATCGGCTCTCGACCATCGAGCGCGCCGATCGCATCCTCGTGCTGAGCAACGGCGTCTTGCGCGAGAGCGGTACTCATGAGGAGCTGCTCCGCCGCCCGGGCCTCTATCGCCGCCTCTTCGAGTTGCAGTACGCGACCAGCGCCGAGCCGCTCCGAGAAGCGCCCGCGAAAGTGCTATGA
- a CDS encoding ABC transporter ATP-binding protein yields MKRLFTYAWRYRLWYAIGGFFTFAFALLQMLLPLLMRSAIDDARAARPTKLVHIAIAMVAVAVLMCVARALSRIITFNTGRDIEFDLRNELFAHATRLGPDFYERLKTGDLMSRMINDLTAVRMMVGMGVLSFTNTPVTYIFALIFMFSLNARLTLALIVPYLVLFVVIRFLTRAMMERSFRVQEGLGDLGAKVQESLSGIHLVKAYTLEEREVERFRALNDDYNEQNLALARVRGALMPLIRAAVAGSMMILLTYGGALIEAHRITIGDLVAFMTYLGQLAWPTVSIGWMLSIYQRAKASMRRLEEIFEATEVASVEGDEIRLETSGAIAWERVSYSYFADPAGAINGATLNGASKHSWALRDISVKVPAGGKLAIVGRTGAGKSTMVKLLARLIEPTTGRVTLDGSDLRELPLAGLRKTIGVVPQEPVLFSDTIARNIAFGRLDATPEEIAAAAHIAGLDVDLEAMPRGYDTIVGERGMSLSGGQKQRVTIARLLAYSPAVVVLDDALSSVDTETERAVLHSLEESVKGRTTIVVAHRASTVRDADEIVVLEEGTIAERGTHEQLMARSGIYAELFRRQLLEEELARY; encoded by the coding sequence ATGAAACGCCTCTTCACCTACGCCTGGCGCTATCGCCTCTGGTACGCGATCGGCGGCTTCTTCACCTTTGCGTTCGCGCTCCTCCAGATGTTGCTGCCGCTGCTGATGCGCAGCGCGATCGACGACGCACGCGCCGCCCGTCCGACTAAGCTGGTGCATATCGCCATCGCGATGGTCGCCGTCGCGGTGCTGATGTGCGTCGCGCGGGCGCTCTCGCGCATCATCACTTTCAACACCGGGCGCGATATCGAATTCGATCTGCGCAACGAGCTTTTCGCTCACGCGACCCGGCTCGGTCCGGACTTTTATGAGCGCCTCAAGACCGGCGACCTGATGTCGCGCATGATCAACGACCTCACTGCCGTGCGCATGATGGTCGGGATGGGTGTGCTGAGTTTCACCAATACGCCGGTCACCTACATCTTCGCGCTCATCTTCATGTTCTCGCTCAACGCGCGGCTGACGCTCGCGCTGATCGTGCCTTATCTCGTCCTGTTCGTGGTGATTCGTTTTCTGACGCGCGCGATGATGGAGCGCAGCTTCCGGGTGCAGGAGGGTCTGGGCGACCTCGGCGCGAAGGTTCAGGAGAGCCTGTCGGGCATCCATCTGGTCAAGGCTTATACGCTCGAAGAGCGCGAGGTCGAACGCTTCCGCGCGCTGAACGACGATTACAACGAGCAGAATCTCGCGCTGGCGCGCGTGCGCGGCGCGCTGATGCCGCTGATCCGCGCCGCCGTGGCGGGCTCGATGATGATTCTGCTGACCTATGGCGGCGCGTTGATCGAGGCCCATCGGATCACGATCGGCGACTTGGTCGCCTTCATGACCTACCTCGGCCAACTCGCGTGGCCCACTGTCTCGATCGGCTGGATGCTCTCGATTTACCAGCGCGCCAAGGCGTCGATGCGTCGCCTCGAGGAGATTTTCGAGGCGACCGAGGTGGCTAGCGTTGAAGGGGACGAGATCCGACTCGAGACCTCCGGCGCGATCGCCTGGGAGCGCGTTTCGTACAGCTACTTTGCCGATCCAGCCGGCGCGATCAACGGCGCGACGCTCAATGGCGCATCTAAGCATTCGTGGGCGCTGCGCGATATCAGCGTGAAGGTGCCGGCCGGCGGCAAGCTCGCGATCGTCGGACGCACCGGAGCGGGTAAATCGACGATGGTCAAACTGTTGGCCCGGCTGATCGAACCGACCACCGGACGGGTGACCCTCGACGGCAGCGATCTGCGCGAGCTGCCGCTGGCGGGTCTGCGCAAGACAATCGGGGTAGTGCCGCAGGAGCCGGTGCTGTTCTCCGACACGATTGCGCGCAATATCGCCTTCGGCCGCCTCGACGCCACGCCCGAGGAGATTGCTGCGGCGGCGCATATCGCGGGACTTGACGTTGACCTCGAAGCGATGCCGCGCGGCTACGACACAATCGTCGGCGAGCGCGGGATGTCGTTGTCCGGCGGCCAGAAGCAGCGGGTAACGATCGCGCGGCTGCTGGCATATAGCCCGGCGGTCGTGGTGCTCGACGATGCGCTCTCGAGTGTTGACACGGAAACTGAAAGGGCGGTGCTCCACAGCCTCGAAGAAAGCGTCAAGGGCCGCACTACCATCGTAGTTGCCCATCGCGCTTCCACCGTGCGCGACGCCGACGAGATCGTCGTGCTGGAAGAAGGCACGATCGCCGAGCGCGGCACCCACGAACAGCTCATGGCGCGCAGCGGTATCTATGCCGAGCTGTTCCGTCGCCAACTGCTCGAGGAGGAGCTTGCGCGCTACTAG